The Coturnix japonica isolate 7356 chromosome 6, Coturnix japonica 2.1, whole genome shotgun sequence genomic sequence ATGCGAGTTGGTGCTTCCAGCAAGGAGAGTTCACCAGGACTTCAACAGTTATTCTTTTACTGATATTAGCAGACGGAAGTGCAGTGGGTGTAAATATGACTGTACctcagttttctgctgtgtCCTATGCACCGACTCACTTGAGCTATGAAaagaattcttttcttctgaatggaTCGATGCAATATTTTAAGTGCTTTGGGGATTATACTAAGAACACCTGTCTCCTTAATAGGAGTTTGTAATCCTAAAAGATACcctaaaagaaatgtaaaactcCACggaaattttcttttaattgtgctttttcttttaagcatgGAAACAATTGAATTGTAATACCATGTTTCCTGATGATTCTGATTAACTCTGTGAAGAGTTTGTGTAACCCAAATGTGGAGTAGAGTGATATTGTGTCATACAGTGGAGTAATGGAATGGAACAATTGGAATTATGAACAAATTTCCACTCAGAGAAGGTGAGCATGAAAGCAACTCTGCATAGAAGCAGAATGGGAAACTGAGTTAAAATAGGCTTACTGGCAGATTAAGGTCAGAAGGGAAATGAACAGTCGTAAAATGAAATGATACATCTGTAATCACAGAGAAGATAGAGATGTGAAAGTGAGAGAGAGGGAAGGCTCAGAGTGGTTTGCTTACCACTCTGATGTGGTACATAAATGGAAGTTagtggagaggggaaggagaaaacaaaggagattGGAACATGAAGAGTATGGTTTTGCTTTCCAGCTTTAGAAACACCATTTCTGTACCGAAGGGACTTTTGTCAGATTGTCAGACAAAACTTAAGATTGTACAGAGAAGAATTATTCATATAGAATTTCCTACTCTTCAGTTACTTGGCAGTAGGTGTTCAGAAGCACTAAGTGAGAGAATGGTGTGAAGAACTCAGAGAGTTACATTACATAGTACGTATGTTAGTAGCATATTAATTCAAACAGTAATTTTAGGTGGTCACAAGTGGTAAGAGAGTTATCGTGTAAGCTGTGATTTGAAGTTTCTTACTCTCTGAGTAGCTACACTCTGATTCTAAAAGCAAAAGACTTCCCAGAGCTTCATTCGATTTCTGACCAAAATACTCCTCAGAATGAAAACTACAGTTTAACGTTCAGAGttaaaattaaggaagaaaaacacccaGTGAAGGTTGGGGTGGCACTTCTGGATGGCCTCTCCTCATGTCCCTGCTCTCCTCATTCCCTTTGTCTgccctttttctcccttgtttaTGTTCTTTCTGTCCTACTTGTCAGCAGAGTTTGTGCCCCCAAGCAGTGACAGTGCAGCTGATTTCTGTTTCACACATAAGCTGAGAACTGAAGGTTGAGTTGCTGTGGGATTGTTAGATTCTGGGATAAAAGCATTGGTGTGTTATAGAGAACAatgaaaatggaggaaaactgaaattattcatttttccatcattttaaaGATTATTCGTCcatatttttatctcttctaCTTGGACCATTCAATCAGAGATTATCGTATAAAAGTGCAATACAATAACTGAGAGATGAGTACACAGAGATCATGTAAATCACGCTACTGGTGGGATTCAAGCTGACCTTAATACTTTGTACTGTGGAATTTTATCTTTGGATTAACAATCTGAGGATCTCCaagcatttttcaaataatttatgtCTGTTTCACAGCCCTGCTGTTTGCTTGTTAGTGGTATCAATACCTTGTAGAGGTTGGTGCAAACATTTTCAAGGTCAAATAGTCTGAAGCTGTAGTCTCCCAGTAATGCTCCCTTAATCAAAGGTTCAGCCCAGCAGAACTACTTAATTTGTAATTGAtgtattcttttgtttgtataCAGATCCTGATCGAATTTTGTGCAGGTGGAGCAGTAGATGCAGTAATGTTGGGTAAATAAGTTGTTTCcaatatttaatttcttaacatctttacactgataaaatattttaagcacaGATTGTTCACAGattgttttgaaatacaaatgtaCATGTAATAGGTGTGGTACGTGTGTTGAATGTTGGGGTCCTTAAGAAAGTATTTACAACAGTATCTGTGGATATGATGagttttctctcatttttaaagtgtttatttATTCTCAAAACCCGTTTTAATGTCTTGATCCTTGAAGTGAATGTAATGAGCTGTTTTCATGCCCCCATGGAgctctccttttgttttaaCGTGCTCTATACTGATCCTTTTTCAGGATCCCGCTCTTCCCCTTCTCCAGTCATCCTCCCATTTACATTGTGATAACTTTTTATTGTGAATCAGTCTTATACTCCTCCAATTAGTGCATGCTAATACCAGTAAGTAAGGGATCTGTTTAACAACATTTATGTCTATCACAGACCAGGTACCCAATCTCTGCACTCTGTGGTTTTTTCATTGTTCAGATAGGTGGGTGTACACAGTTCATCATGAGGAGGAGTTGATGAAGAGGTGAAacttttgtttcactgaaataatgGGAAATGTAGCTGTTAACCCAAATGGAGCAATATTAAGTTCTGAATCTGACATATTGATGGGGGTTTTTTAAATCATATATAGTGTTTGCTATGaacaaataacataaaaatgcaaaaactgTGTGTGCTTATTTCTGCCTCCTTCTCTTTCAGAGCTGGAAAGGCCATTAACGGAGCCGCAGATCAAAGTGGTGTGCAGGCAGACACTGGAAGCGTTGAACTACTTGCATGAAAATAAGATCATCCACAGAGATCTAAAAGCTGGCAATATTCTTTTCACATTGGATGGAGACATTAAACTGGGTGAGCGCATTACGTGCAAAACTTCCCTAGAATGCAGCATGCTTAATTATACATTAATTTACCTTACTGTGGTAACTTCCTTTTTGTAGTTTTaggttttgaaaacaaacattctttGCCATGACTGAGGAGGGGGACCTGGTActgctttctgttatttttacttataCCAAGAGAATAAATTTAACTACCTCAGTTTTTCCAGtccaaaaaaaaagataggagTTGTCTGGATCTGTTAGATTCAGGGCTTCATACAGGCAGATGGGTATAAGCTATAAAGATGACGGCTAATTAAGAACCTGCCTGGCCAGATTATTGGTTCATGTAGCTGTGCTTTTGCATGGATTTCCTTGCACAAAGTTAATCTTTGTAACTATAGCATGGAATGATTTCCTTGCATAAGGTTATTATTTGTAGCTCTAATATTTAACACGTGCCTCTCTCTTCATCCACAAATGTtgatcttttgctttttcttggaaGCCTGAAGACTTTAGTCATGGACTCATTCTCATGGGGCACGTTTATAAATATAATGGAATAACCCCCTTAATTTCTAAGTATTACTGtataagggaaaataaaaatcatagtAAGCCTCATGGTGAGGGAGACATGaatttgcttctgttctttttaattataaGCTGGTTCTTCCTCATATGGACTTGTAACTATTTTAAGCTTTTGTCAAACTTGGCTgtaacacagctctgtgcaggctgtCAAGATACTACTTCACAGTTCAGACCAGAGAGAGTTTTCCCACTTATATACATTTAGTGATGTATTCAGGCTCGCTAATTAACATACATATAAGGCATTTTAAACCtttttcaaatctgttttaCTTCCCTCTTCCGAGGTGTACAGCATCCCTTGAAAAATTGTTTTAGCTCTTTTAAGTTCTCTGTACTTGTTTCATGTACACACAGAAGTGGATCATTCTTTGCTTTATAAATACTTGAATGGGAAATGATTCTTCCTGTTCCATGTGTGCTTTACTATTTCAGTATCTGTCGTCCCCTCAGTGTTTCAGGCTTTGCATTTGAACAAATAGCTcccttaatctttttttctccccctcacAGAGGAAAATTGGGCTTCTCAAGCATTGAGCCCATCGACTCAATTGGTACCGATTAAGGACAGCAGCATATGgctattttgttccttttctataatctctgtattttcattaagGAAAGTCCCACCCATAATAAGCCTAACATTTAGATTTAAGtgtcatctctttttttttttttccctgtagaaCACAGTGCTTTAAAGACAAATgacacagaggaaaaagtgaaacaTAAAGCCTCACTTTTGGAGAATTTAAATACCGAAAACAAAAATTGAATGATGATTTGAATTAATAAGATAAATAATAAGCTGTATCTGAGCATTACAGCCTTCCTACACTAAAgtcattttctaattaaaataacttAACCTACTTATTCCTGTTGCAAATACATACATCTGTCTTGTCACACACAGCTCAACGTTGGCATTACTTTTTTTAGCAACAGAGTCGCTCAGTATCTTTTACTAGAAATACTATGAAACCTGAATGCCTGAGTAGGCAGCTATCAGAATGCAAATCCTTCTATTTCACTTGAATTTTCAATGCAGCAGAATGCATGCTTTGGAatataaaacatctgaaaaacagccataagatataaaaatacaatgtGTTTTCTACCTTCAAGTtaacagtattttctcattcaCTTACAGCGGATTTTGGAGTATCAGCTAAAAACACAAGAACCATACAAAGAAGGGATTCTTTTATCGGCACACCGTATTGGTAAGTGCACTGTTCTGCTGAATTTGCGTTAGAACCAATATCCTGACATTACCTTTGTTAATACTGCAGTGCTGTAAGCTTGAGAAAGCGTAAATATTTCAAGAGTAGAATGTGCTTCTTAAAAATGCTGCAATAAATTCAGATTGTTTAGAACCTTTTCCATAAGACCAGAGTGCATTTTCTAACCTGGTACTTCATTCCTCTGTTTGCAGGATGGCTCCAGAAGTAGTAATGTGTGAGACATCTAAAGACAGGCCTTACGATTATAAGGCTGACATTTGGTCTCTTGGCATTACTTTAATTGAAATGGCTCAAATAGAGCCACCTCACCATGAATTGAATCCAATGCGAGTGCTCCTGAAAATAGCAAAATCTGACCCACCTACATTAGCACAGCCTTCAAAATGGTTTGTATTTCATTGATAACTTTCCCATCCTCGTTTGTAGAATTTGACCATAAGGCAATGTGTGACTTAACTTCTGTTCAGAGGCACAGCATTGCTGAACTTAATGGTCTTGGTTTTATGCATAAAGCCAGGTATGTTTTCTATATATACTCTGATACAGCAGAgactgtggtgtttttgttgtagttCAGTATAGAAGTcttaatactgaaatattacagaatTTGAGGGCTTTCCAGGTTTTGCATCAAAATATATGATTATCTCAACATTGGGAAACAAGAGAGTTAAGTATTTTTACACCGAGAAGACGTAAAAAAGCTGTTATCTACTCGATCACTGTGATATCCTTGTGAGATTCAGTTAATGGTATAGCAGATGGGCTGTACTGTAAATTCTGAGCCAAAAGTAAACTCTTCTATAAATAGAAGAACGTATTAAAGATGACATGAGTCACGTTGGTCTTTCTATCCAGTCGTTATCTTTGCCTAAATCAGTAGAAGGACCTGAAGTTGTAGCTTCATAGATGcatatgaaagcaaaaaagacCAACTCATGTCAAGACTAAAGAAAAGACTCTGCTGGTTTGCTTTGTGTGCAGGTCATCGGATTTTAAagactttctgaagaaatgtttggaaaagaaTGTCGATGCAAGGTGGAGTGCAACCCAACTCCTACAGGTATGAGGAATTCAAtcttcagaactgttttctaTTCTATTAAAAGTAACTATTTGAATACCTTGAGGTGGTTTGTACACGATGCTCTTAATGTTGTTGGAAGATCTTTCTGCAGTAGAAACTGACAAATAATACAAGGTGCAGATCAGACTCTTTGTTTACATGTTTTGATGAGCTGTCATTAATTATTTTGCACAAGTAGTTAAATTATACTTTGATGCTTGTAGTGGGTGGAGCTCATCCTTACGTAAGGAGACAATTGCTGACGGGTGTTCTCAAAGCTTTAGTGCTCGGCTGCCTCCTATAATGCTGTCACTGCAGAACAGCTAAACAGAAGTAGATGTGACCAGGTGCACTGGACTCTGTTTAACGTCAGCACACATTTACTTTATCCGGAATACATCTGACATGTTGAATAGGTTTAAGCAGGAGGGCCAATCAGAGAAAGAAGATTAAGGTGGTAGGAGCAGGAGGAGAGCGTGTATCTGCTTTcccttaaagaaaaatgcagaattctttgttcttgttaggaaaaaacattacaaagaaaaaagacactttttttttctagagagAATATTTCTAGATAAAACTTCCCAGGAAATAGTTTTACTGTGGAactgaaaaggaatgaaaaccatttccaggaaaaataaccttttaaaaaatctttctaCTTTTATTCTTTGGACTATGACAAAGGTTAGTAGAAATGAATAACGTGCGTTTTAATCGTATTTGTTAGACTTCTTGCACAGTCTGTTTGATTGCAaatgttttgaatttaaaaCTTGAGCAGAAAGAGGTGAAACAGTTACAATTAATGTTAAAATGAGTTTGAGAGTTTGAGAGAATCCAGGCAATGTTTCTCGGAAGctgatatttcttttaagaTATGTTTTTCCAGTTGTGTGCAGTGAGGTTTGCACTTAATgatatgcttttctttattattattttcacaagCATCCATTTGTTACCGTTACTTCCAATAAACCGATAAGAGAATTGATTGCAGAAGCTAAGGCAGAAGTTACGGAAGAAGTGGAAGATGGTaaagatgaggatgaagaagaggaaacagaCAATTCTCTGGTCAGTTTGAAATTCAGTTGTTAAAATGAGCAAATAATTTCAATCACAATTTTCTATGGATTTCTCaatttttctgatatttcacCCAACTTTCACTTCAAGTCATCTGAGCATTACAGCATAAACATATGATAACCCTATTATAAATAGTTGGTGCTTTCAAAATTAGCCTGCTCTTAAACTCATTAAGAGCTAATAATGAAGTCCATtgtcttcatttgttttcacatgtaTATGCAGTGTAGAATGTTTATGTATAAAAGGTTTAAGTCTAAATGACTAGatgaataaaaacatatttgtatATTTCATGATGCTTAAACCAAGAAGGAAAGTGTGAGAGTGTTATACAGCAGACTAGGTGTGACTGTCAAAAGAACATAATCCAGagtcaggaaaacaaattttacGTAGAGGAGATTGTATTTATGACTTTAAAGATGTTTAAGAGTCCCACAGCAGGGACTCTTTGGTTGGAGGGCAAAGCCCTGATGTTCAGTTATGTGGTAGTAGGCTGCAGTGTATGTGTAGTTGGCTCTCTGGCATAACTCAAGCACAGTCAGTGACTGGTACTCCTGGTGGCTGCTATTACCAACACAAGAAGCACACCTCAATTTTTCTCCTCATACCTCACTGAACCATTTGTGTTCCCTGGCTTCTGTACTGCTTTCCACCCCAAGCAGATCTCCACAAGTGTGTATTCTCACTGGCTTTCTCTGGGACTCATTCTCAGTCCCCGACAGCATCACCCACCATTTCCATCAGCTGATTAGCAGCTAAGTTATCAATCTCTGGGTGAGTTGGGGGTGAAGGTCACCCCACAATTCCATTGAGTTGCACAGTAACTTAAGCAATTGTGCCTCGGTGCTGTGAACTTCTGGGGGTGATTCCTGTCCCAGCGTAGGGAGCTGTGATGTAGATACATTTGCTgtactgcatttgttttaaaaactgcttggaGAACACAAAGCTTCTGGAATGATACAAACAAAAAGGTCTATTACATGCACTTTCAGattaaaagcttgttttctaCCTGCTTAGGGAAGCCTTCAGGTGTAGGATACATGTGGTTGTAGCCATGCTTGGTACAATAGCTAATCTAGTATGTTCCCACTGGCAAATCAAAAGCCTGATCTGCAAATTACAGGGTTCTGGCAGTAAGTACAGCCAGAGGTACCGTAATCACCTGGAACACTGGAAGAGCAATTATGGTTAAAATGATTCTTCACCGGTATATTCTTTTTTACATCTGTATGTAATCTGATAATCATTCAGATTTCAGCAACAGCAGTTTCTACAGTTATGTAACTGTTTCTATTCCAGTTAAGTATTACTACTtactctgctgtgctggaagtTTTCACCATTTTAATGGAGCTTCATggtgatttaaaagaaaagaaaagtttctattgaaaaacaaaaggagagatTTGATGAAGCTGAAGGGGTTCTTAGTATTGAATTCTATCAGTTCTGTACTaattaaaactgcattaaaCCTTCCTATTTAACTGACACAAAGACACGTTTTTCCAATCTGGTTGTAGATGGGACCACCAGGGAAAATAATCTAATACAATAAGGAGCAATGGGGTTGCATAAAGACTCCTGAGGATTCTGTGGAATGCCTGTCACTGCCTGACCGTGCTTTAAGTAAATCTGAAAGTGattaaatatttgtctttctttaatttttcagcaGTTACCTGCAGACAAGCGTGCATCTTCTGACCTTAGCATTGCCAGCTCTGAAGAGGATAAGCTTTCACAGAATGCCTCTGTTCTGGAAtctctttctgagaaaacagaaagtaatgCAATTGAGGAGAAAAGCAACGCCATCTTTCCAGATGATAAAACAATTGAAGATGACTCTCAGGACATTAAAATTaggaaaacagctgaaagcatACCTGATGGTGTTGGCGGTGATATCAAAGTGCAGAATGGTTCTGTGCCGACAGGTGAAGTTGAACAAGGCAAAATATTGCTAAttgaaaagaatacagaaaggCTGGAAGAAACAGCTGAAGACACAGAACctcagaaaggaaggaaagaactTAATGCTGtaacaaaatcagaaataaaggatGAACACAActtaaaaacagaggaagaaaatgccaTAGGAAATGCCATAGGAAATGAACAAAGAGAGGAAGATGAACTGCAAGTTGTACCTAGAGTTGATGATGGTGTGGAAACTGGAGAAGCTGTTTCTGGGGAAACAggtgaaaaagaagaggaaatcaGAACAGATCTCTCAGAGAGTGAGAATGAAAAGGTCAGTGCAGAAAATATCATAGagcaaaaggaagatgaagaggaagCTCAAAAAGAGGCAATAATAGACATCACTACAGACTCTGTGCCTAGTGCTGAGGATAAAGtgtcagatgaagaaaaggaactCATAAAGCATGGAATTGAAAACATTAAGGAGATAGGTGGTATTGCTGAAACACAGATCAGCGATGGGGATAAAATACCTGAGACGTCGGATAAGCCAGTGGAAAGTCAGGCTAAGCAGGTCCTTGAGATAATCAGCTCTGAAGAAACTCCATCAGAAAGCCAAGATAAAGAGATCAAAGTAGAGAAGAAGCtggcagaaagtgaaaatgagaatatCTGTAAAATAAGTAGCACGGAGGAAATGGAGAGCAAAGACTCCGGAGAAGATGACGTAGGCCAGAAGGCAATACAGGACAAACCTGAGGGTATTTCTAATAAAATGATGGATGAACAGACTGAGATGGACCAGAATCCAGAACGCAGAGCTGAGAATATCCAGGAAAACaatattcaaacagaaaaagagcaacCAGAAGTTTCTCCTGATGAAGTAATGAAGAATAAGCTTCAAGGCGCTACCGACGAACAAGCTGATGATTCTGAACTCACGCCAGTCCCCAGTATTAGTATTAGCACTGAAGAAAGTAATGAAAAGGTCAAAATGGATAATCAAGACAGTACTGAAACGTTACAGCAGCTGGAATCTGAGaacctgaaggaaaatgatGCAGATTCAGGCACAGGTTCTACAGCTGATAACAGCAGCATTGATTTGAACTTGTCAATTTCTAGTTTCCTTAGTAAAAACAAGGAGACAGGATCAATATCTTTACAGGTAAG encodes the following:
- the SLK gene encoding STE20-like serine/threonine-protein kinase isoform X2 → MSFFNFRKIFKLGGEKKKKQYEHVKRDLNPEEFWEIIGELGDGAFGKVFKAQNKETKVLAAAKVIDTKSEEELEDYMVEIDILASCDHPNIVKLLDAFYYENNLWILIEFCAGGAVDAVMLELERPLTEPQIKVVCRQTLEALNYLHENKIIHRDLKAGNILFTLDGDIKLADFGVSAKNTRTIQRRDSFIGTPYWMAPEVVMCETSKDRPYDYKADIWSLGITLIEMAQIEPPHHELNPMRVLLKIAKSDPPTLAQPSKWSSDFKDFLKKCLEKNVDARWSATQLLQHPFVTVTSNKPIRELIAEAKAEVTEEVEDGKDEDEEEETDNSLLPADKRASSDLSIASSEEDKLSQNASVLESLSEKTESNAIEEKSNAIFPDDKTIEDDSQDIKIRKTAESIPDGVGGDIKVQNGSVPTGEVEQGKILLIEKNTERLEETAEDTEPQKGRKELNAVTKSEIKDEHNLKTEEENAIGNAIGNEQREEDELQVVPRVDDGVETGEAVSGETGEKEEEIRTDLSESENEKVSAENIIEQKEDEEEAQKEAIIDITTDSVPSAEDKVSDEEKELIKHGIENIKEIGGIAETQISDGDKIPETSDKPVESQAKQVLEIISSEETPSESQDKEIKVEKKLAESENENICKISSTEEMESKDSGEDDVGQKAIQDKPEGISNKMMDEQTEMDQNPERRAENIQENNIQTEKEQPEVSPDEVMKNKLQGATDEQADDSELTPVPSISISTEESNEKVKMDNQDSTETLQQLESENLKENDADSGTGSTADNSSIDLNLSISSFLSKNKETGSISLQETRRQKKTLKKTRKFVVDGVEVSVTTSKIVTENDSKSEEMRFLRRQELRELRLLQKEEQRAQQQLSNKLLQQREQMYRRFEQEMTGKKRQYDQEIENLEKQQKQTIERLEQEHTNRLRDEAKRIKAEQEKELSKFQNMLKNKKKEVFCEVEKAPKELRKELLKRRKEELSQSQHAQEQEFVQKQQQELDASLKKIIQQQKTELATIERDCLNSKQQLMRAREAAIWELEERHLQEKHQLLKQQLKDQYFMQRHQLLKRHEKETEQMQRYNQRLIEELKNKQTQERARLPKIQRSEAKTRMAMFKKSLRINSLASPDQDREKIKQFAIQEEKRQKNERLAQHQKHENQMRDLQLQCEANIRELHQLQNEKCHLLVEHETQKLKELDEEHSQELKEWREKLRPRKKTLEEEFARKLQEQEVFFKMTGESECLNPSTQSRISKFYPIPSLHSTGS
- the SLK gene encoding STE20-like serine/threonine-protein kinase isoform X4 — translated: MLELERPLTEPQIKVVCRQTLEALNYLHENKIIHRDLKAGNILFTLDGDIKLADFGVSAKNTRTIQRRDSFIGTPYWMAPEVVMCETSKDRPYDYKADIWSLGITLIEMAQIEPPHHELNPMRVLLKIAKSDPPTLAQPSKWSSDFKDFLKKCLEKNVDARWSATQLLQHPFVTVTSNKPIRELIAEAKAEVTEEVEDGKDEDEEEETDNSLQLPADKRASSDLSIASSEEDKLSQNASVLESLSEKTESNAIEEKSNAIFPDDKTIEDDSQDIKIRKTAESIPDGVGGDIKVQNGSVPTGEVEQGKILLIEKNTERLEETAEDTEPQKGRKELNAVTKSEIKDEHNLKTEEENAIGNAIGNEQREEDELQVVPRVDDGVETGEAVSGETGEKEEEIRTDLSESENEKVSAENIIEQKEDEEEAQKEAIIDITTDSVPSAEDKVSDEEKELIKHGIENIKEIGGIAETQISDGDKIPETSDKPVESQAKQVLEIISSEETPSESQDKEIKVEKKLAESENENICKISSTEEMESKDSGEDDVGQKAIQDKPEGISNKMMDEQTEMDQNPERRAENIQENNIQTEKEQPEVSPDEVMKNKLQGATDEQADDSELTPVPSISISTEESNEKVKMDNQDSTETLQQLESENLKENDADSGTGSTADNSSIDLNLSISSFLSKNKETGSISLQETRRQKKTLKKTRKFVVDGVEVSVTTSKIVTENDSKSEEMRFLRRQELRELRLLQKEEQRAQQQLSNKLLQQREQMYRRFEQEMTGKKRQYDQEIENLEKQQKQTIERLEQEHTNRLRDEAKRIKAEQEKELSKFQNMLKNKKKEVFCEVEKAPKELRKELLKRRKEELSQSQHAQEQEFVQKQQQELDASLKKIIQQQKTELATIERDCLNSKQQLMRAREAAIWELEERHLQEKHQLLKQQLKDQYFMQRHQLLKRHEKETEQMQRYNQRLIEELKNKQTQERARLPKIQRSEAKTRMAMFKKSLRINSLASPDQDREKIKQFAIQEEKRQKNERLAQHQKHENQMRDLQLQCEANIRELHQLQNEKCHLLVEHETQKLKELDEEHSQELKEWREKLRPRKKTLEEEFARKLQEQEVFFKMTGESECLNPSTQSRISKFYPIPSLHSTGS
- the SLK gene encoding STE20-like serine/threonine-protein kinase isoform X1 translates to MSFFNFRKIFKLGGEKKKKQYEHVKRDLNPEEFWEIIGELGDGAFGKVFKAQNKETKVLAAAKVIDTKSEEELEDYMVEIDILASCDHPNIVKLLDAFYYENNLWILIEFCAGGAVDAVMLELERPLTEPQIKVVCRQTLEALNYLHENKIIHRDLKAGNILFTLDGDIKLADFGVSAKNTRTIQRRDSFIGTPYWMAPEVVMCETSKDRPYDYKADIWSLGITLIEMAQIEPPHHELNPMRVLLKIAKSDPPTLAQPSKWSSDFKDFLKKCLEKNVDARWSATQLLQHPFVTVTSNKPIRELIAEAKAEVTEEVEDGKDEDEEEETDNSLQLPADKRASSDLSIASSEEDKLSQNASVLESLSEKTESNAIEEKSNAIFPDDKTIEDDSQDIKIRKTAESIPDGVGGDIKVQNGSVPTGEVEQGKILLIEKNTERLEETAEDTEPQKGRKELNAVTKSEIKDEHNLKTEEENAIGNAIGNEQREEDELQVVPRVDDGVETGEAVSGETGEKEEEIRTDLSESENEKVSAENIIEQKEDEEEAQKEAIIDITTDSVPSAEDKVSDEEKELIKHGIENIKEIGGIAETQISDGDKIPETSDKPVESQAKQVLEIISSEETPSESQDKEIKVEKKLAESENENICKISSTEEMESKDSGEDDVGQKAIQDKPEGISNKMMDEQTEMDQNPERRAENIQENNIQTEKEQPEVSPDEVMKNKLQGATDEQADDSELTPVPSISISTEESNEKVKMDNQDSTETLQQLESENLKENDADSGTGSTADNSSIDLNLSISSFLSKNKETGSISLQETRRQKKTLKKTRKFVVDGVEVSVTTSKIVTENDSKSEEMRFLRRQELRELRLLQKEEQRAQQQLSNKLLQQREQMYRRFEQEMTGKKRQYDQEIENLEKQQKQTIERLEQEHTNRLRDEAKRIKAEQEKELSKFQNMLKNKKKEVFCEVEKAPKELRKELLKRRKEELSQSQHAQEQEFVQKQQQELDASLKKIIQQQKTELATIERDCLNSKQQLMRAREAAIWELEERHLQEKHQLLKQQLKDQYFMQRHQLLKRHEKETEQMQRYNQRLIEELKNKQTQERARLPKIQRSEAKTRMAMFKKSLRINSLASPDQDREKIKQFAIQEEKRQKNERLAQHQKHENQMRDLQLQCEANIRELHQLQNEKCHLLVEHETQKLKELDEEHSQELKEWREKLRPRKKTLEEEFARKLQEQEVFFKMTGESECLNPSTQSRISKFYPIPSLHSTGS
- the SLK gene encoding STE20-like serine/threonine-protein kinase isoform X3 — encoded protein: MSFFNFRKIFKLGGEKKKKQYEHVKRDLNPEEFWEIIGELGDGAFGKVFKAQNKETKVLAAAKVIDTKSEEELEDYMVEIDILASCDHPNIVKLLDAFYYENNLWILIEFCAGGAVDAVMLELERPLTEPQIKVVCRQTLEALNYLHENKIIHRDLKAGNILFTLDGDIKLADFGVSAKNTRTIQRRDSFIGTPYWMAPEVVMCETSKDRPYDYKADIWSLGITLIEMAQIEPPHHELNPMRVLLKIAKSDPPTLAQPSKWSSDFKDFLKKCLEKNVDARWSATQLLQHPFVTVTSNKPIRELIAEAKAEVTEEVEDGKDEDEEEETDNSLQLPADKRASSDLSIASSEEDKLSQNASVLESLSEKTESNAIEEKSNAIFPDDKTIEDDSQDIKIRKTAESIPDGVGGDIKVQNGSVPTGEVEQGKILLIEKNTERLEETAEDTEPQKGRKELNAVTKSEIKDEHNLKTEEENAIGNAIGNEQREEDELQVVPRVDDGVETGEAVSGETGEKEEEIRTDLSESENEKVSAENIIEQKEDEEEAQKEAIIDITTDSVPSAEDKVSDEEKELIKHGIENIKEIGGIAETQISDGDKIPETSDKPVESQAKQVLEIISSEETPSESQDKEIKVEKKLAESENENICKISSTEEMESKDSGEDDVGQKAIQDKPEGISNKMMDEQTEMDQNPERRAENIQENNIQTEKEQPEVSPDEVMKNKLQGATDEQADDSELTPVPSISISTEESNEKVKMDNQDSTETLQQLESENLKENDADSGTGSTADNSSIDLNLSISSFLSKNKETGSISLQETRRQKKTLKKTRKFVVDGVEVSVTTSKIVTENDSKSEEMRFLRRQELRELRLLQKEEQRAQQQLSNKLLQQREQMYRRFEQEMTGKKRQYDQEIENLEKQQKQTIERLEQEHTNRLRDEAKRIKAEQEKELSKFQNMLKNKKKEEQEFVQKQQQELDASLKKIIQQQKTELATIERDCLNSKQQLMRAREAAIWELEERHLQEKHQLLKQQLKDQYFMQRHQLLKRHEKETEQMQRYNQRLIEELKNKQTQERARLPKIQRSEAKTRMAMFKKSLRINSLASPDQDREKIKQFAIQEEKRQKNERLAQHQKHENQMRDLQLQCEANIRELHQLQNEKCHLLVEHETQKLKELDEEHSQELKEWREKLRPRKKTLEEEFARKLQEQEVFFKMTGESECLNPSTQSRISKFYPIPSLHSTGS